The segment TCGGCGATTTGACTAGGGTTTTTCTCAACCTTTaagggaactcaacgagtcaaccaaggatttcacgacttctcgagtttaggaataactcgatgagtcggtgaactgcactcgacgagttaggtcaacatggagtgttgaccttgacttttgactttgaccttaaCCCAGGGTTGAACAGTTGACCTCTGgttgtattttggtaatttggatatttatgggaaaagggttttatggtaactataggtggtggagttcgtgctggtgaTTCGAGAGTTTGAGCCTATCATTTTCAGTGTGACATTGTGAGGTAAGTTACCCTtattatatcaacagggtctaaggcaccaaggccgtcccTTTATATATTGTATTAGGATTATGGAAAGATATGTTTATCGATTAGGTCCTGGTTATAGGATAATGCTTTGTTAGTGACCGattaggtctgtatcccggttattgggatgttgttatgattagtgatatgttagattggtttgactgttatatgatatgagctaATGTATGGTATTTATGTGCACTTGTTCGtggattgggggttgggttgaggcaatcctgctttgtgctgtaggccagcATACCCggcgagcggttcggataggctgtaggccctacaaggcggtccagtcatgccgaaggctcaggagcggtccggataggttgtaggccctgcgaggcggtccactCATGCCGAGGGCTCAatagcggtccagataggctgtaagccctgtgaggcggtccagtcaggttgaaggctcattatgcatgctgaTCTGAAATTGTTATTTGTGGTAGTTATTTTGGTATggagttggtattttgggggagctcactaagctttcgggcttacagtttcagtttattatttcaggtacatcAAGGGACCGCGACAAGATGAAGGCACGATCGTACCGCTCCTGATGATTTGCTTACTtttctgggaaaactctaatGTTAGATATTTTGAAACAACTTTTTAATGATGATtggtttttaaatattttgaaaaagttttaaattggcatgaaatttttgggtgttacagcttatggttttcagttttggttttaggtacttcttcttcgaaaggaaaggagccgacatCATTGCAACGTATCACACCATGATtttgcacatgagatctttgggagtaaTTATGCtatgattttgttttattatgacatgttttgacaATTAATATACCGGTCTTAATATAGGTTGACACTGGATGTTTTCAGACAattggttttataattattaattaaaaataaattttttagtcTTAAACTTTGGTATGTTACACATTCCCGACTACTTTTTTTTGCCCAAGTATCACTTGATTTGGATATTTATAAGTAAATTTATGCAACTCTAAGGATGGCATCTAAATACATTAAATTTCCAAACTCATAAAAATTCAGCATTTCCAACTTTATGCAAAAAATTTCCTCAAATTTGAAAACTTATAAATACCTCATATGAACTCGGATTTGGTTGTTTTTTTCCTGTGTTCTTTGTTGTATTAACTACAAGTTAGAGTAAAGAATCAActaattttattcatttatttttcttTCCATCCCAATGATGAAATATAATTTGATTCTTAAACAATTCCATAGATTCTAAACTTGTCGTTATCATATAACGGATTCAAAACATTTGTATTTATTCAAAACTTGTCGTTATCAAGTTTTTACCAATAATTGCTTTGGTTTAAAGATTGAAATTCATAATTTCATTCCTAGCTTCCTTGCCTTTAACATATTAGTAACATACTTTGaatctttatttttttcatatttatataaaaatactctTTATGTATAAATTATAGTTTCCACATCTTTAAGATGCTTATATGAATAATCAAGTTAACATAATTCCTTATTCGTCTTATAATGGTATTTCCAATTTCATATAACAATCTAACCAATTTACAACTTCAATGTGAGATTTCTAAACTAAACTACCAAATTTGGTTTTGTTCTTTTATGCTTCTAGTCTCTTATTACCAATAAGATCTAATCACCAATTCAAGAAACAATCTAACAATCTTTATTCAAAATATTTAAGATAAGGTTTAGAAATTACATTCAAACTTGGCTTCTACAATTGAAATCAAAGAGGTAGATAgatgttttcttataacaacTGGTAGATGAATAGTGAACACCTTAAACTGCAGCATTTTTGTTTCGATTGCCAACACCACCTTTTGCAGAAGATTCATGAACtcctgatgatgatgatgagaacACACCTAAAACTATGACATCTTTTCTTAAACcttaaaacaaaaactaaaataatattttaaagcaatataataatattaaaataagaaATTAGTTGAGTAGAGTTAGAAAAAATGTACCACAAGATTTTGATTGTCTCTTTTGGCTAATGAGTTAGTTATCAAAGAGGGTTAAGTAAAATCATAGAATCCAAAGAAAAAAATATGTTAAAACTACAACTTAAGAGGATGAAAATTATGATAGATTGTAAACTATTTTGGGAAACATTATGTGATTCATACTAAAATTAATTGATAAAACATATGACCAATCGTTTTTTTGAAACGTCAGACGAATTAAGTGAAAGTCTACTCGCAATATTTCAACGAGCATCCCGAGTTCGAGCTCCTTTACAGGGAAAACCCAAAcccatagggatttctagggaagAATTCCTCACATGTGGCACCACAAAAGGTAGTTTAAGGGAATCGAACTCCCAACCTCATGCCCCGTATGAGTATAAAACATGGTGCATCAATCCAGCTAGGCTGTACATCACATGCAAACAAAAAAACAGAAGAGAAAACAAAGACATAAGTTGATTACTTGAAAGTCAACATCAACAAAGTTCTTTTCAAGTGTCCACATCATCCGTTAGAAAGCAAAATCAAAGTAACTTAGTTGATAAAAACATTTGACAAATGGAAGACAAATGAAACACataagttgattacctgaaactcAACATCAACAAAGTGCTTTTCGAGTGCCCTCATCATTCGTTCAATCGGAGAgagcaaaatgaaaaaaaaaattaagaaaaaccAAACAACAATTGACATtataaatccaaaaatagtgtttgTATAGAAATGGTATTAACAGAAATATTAGCCTCGGTGGTGTGTTTGTAATGATTTGTGTGAAGCCAAAACAATAGTATAATAATTCGAGATACAAGAAGAGGTGATACGCAAATTCTAAGAATGCATGAGCAAAAAGGAATCACCTTGTGGTGCTACGTTCTACTATGAGCACAACCATTAGCATAAGGACAGAGAGTGTTAGGGAATTAGGGTTTAAGAGAGGAAAATATAGGAGAAAGATGgggtggtaattaatgtttttggtcATATTTATTGAGAATATGATGTGTCGTAAATAAATAGATTGGTTTACTTTAATTGATAACATAATTACTAAATTTAAAGATttcataattaaatgtaattgtgttCGAATTGTGAATGTTATTTTAGAAAGTATGGAGAGGTTACGGGCTGAGGAATTATTGTCAAAATAAACAGTGTTTGAATATTATTTGGGAAACATAATGACAACAATTTGATCTAAAGACGGTGATAAATACAATCAAAAACCATTTGATCTAAAAGtgaaaatcataaataaatacaataaaAAACGTGATTGCTTCGTTGATAGATTAACCATTATCTCTTAATAATATTTAGATATCAATGATCAAACAAGAGAAGATAGATAGTTTGTATGCCACTTTTTTGGAGGTGATTTTTTTTCCACTTACATTTATCGTCATCCGGTAATTAAGCATCAAACGCATTCCTACGTACGTAACAACAAATTATGTAGCCTCGTGAGTCTTGACCCAGTCATTGGTCCAGCACATATATTGTCTTTCACTTGCTGTACGTGTTTTGTGCCACTCCATTTAGTAGTGGCAAAGCTTTATCCAACCCAAATTTTCTTCTCAACAGGTCGCAACCGCCATAGCCACATAAACTCGACATCCATTTATACACCAAACGTGACTATATATTCTTCATTATCCTGCATCATCTTCCACCACTTTTCCAATACATTTCGATCATCATCCCTTATTTCAGATTTTAAAAACCTGCAACCATGTTAGAAGGAAAAGCTGTGATCGGGGAGACTGATATGCTTCAAACCATGCAAGAAGACGCACTTCAACTCGCAGCTAAAGCACTCGACTTCTTTGATGTAACTGAAGCCACTGATATAGCCCGAGTGATTAAACAGGTAAGGGATCAGTTTAGTTGTTTTAAAGGGTGTTGAAAATCGATCATGGAATCTTGATCGAATGGTACTTGAATGTTTAATGCAGGAATTCGACGCGATGTATGGCGGTGGTTGGCAGTGTATCGTAGGGACTGATTTTGGATCGTTTGTGACTCATTGTTATGGTTCTTTCATTCATTTTTCTATTGGGAGTCTTTCGATTTTGCTGTTTAGAGGATCAGCAGCACCAGAGATCGATAACTTTTCGACATTGGAGAGTGTAAAAGCATGATCATTTTTTCACCATTTTTTTTACTGCGTTGTAGTGTTCTTTTCTTGTAACGAATTCGTTTTCAAAGTAGAAATCAAGAATGAAAGAGAACAGATCGCGCGTGTTTGTCCATTATTAGGAAGGAGTGCGTGGAAATATGGCATATGGCGTATGGCACCCGAATGGATCTTAACCCGACCCGACACTCCAAACAACTTATACGTTAAGATATATGTGTTTTAGGGTTACTTCTAGGAATCAAACAAAACACGAGATAACTTGCCCTTCATGAACCACACGTCAATCTATCCACATATGTACTATATATCTGGTCCCATGCATCGTGGCTATATATATGTCACATTTTAGTTTGTTCAAGTACTTTAACTAAGGAGGCCGAaatgaaaagtttaaaacaaaTACTATATATGTGTTGTTACAAAATTCAAATGTATTCATTTAAATCTAGTCTAGTCTAACTTGAAATTTtagtaaatttgaaaaataattgaACTCCCTCCAAATCatataagtttttatttttcaacATTGAACTCTCTTCGAATATTGGTTTCACTTTTTAACATTGTCACAATAAAACACTTATAatgacatgttttttttttcttttattgctACTATTTTTACATTTGGATACACATAAAAATTAAAACGTAACGATAAAATACTTTTAGTtacgtttttattttattttttaaatttcataataaaatacttatagttacatgttatttttttatattcaaaATCATTAATATTAGACATACATATGAAATTAAACCATCATAATTAAACACTTATGGTTACATGCTTTTTTTAAATGTCATAATAAAATACTCATAGTCACAATGATCTGACGTGACTATTTGCTAGAATACATCAAATTTTTATATAAACACATTGACAGAATATGTAAATATAGTTTGCAATGGTGATGGTTTTTAGTTAATATGCAAGTAAAACATCACACGAATTTGATTAATGACCTTTAGTGACAAAATTAACCAAATTCGTGACAACCCTGTTTCCAAAAACCATGGACATAGGTCATTTTTGTACTAGTGCATGTGTTAATAGCATACTATCCTGCGATGTGAGTTTCCTCACAATACTTTGTATTTCAGTATGTATCCATGTGTATAGGATGTTAGTATGCCATAGTAATCTGTTAAATTGGtagatatgatatgattatatgTGCTTTGCTGATTTCGTTAAATAGAAAGATATTTGGTACTTGTAGAGTTAAAttaaattttgaagccaaaaaGAACATTCTTTAAAAAAATGGCCAAAACTGAACAAAAGATGGAATTTGAAGGACTAAAGTTGTAAATAGTGAGGATTGGTTCCGAACATATGAGAATATTGGTTCCGAGCATCAATTCGTTGTGATTAGAGATAAGATGTGAACGGATGGGTTGGTGCATGTGATAAACTACGGTACATAATCTAACCATCGACACAAACTTTCAAACTTTTATGAGTGTATGGTTTTACACAGTGAATCACCAAGTTCTTATAAATAAGACTTATAAGAAAGAAGTAGAGTGACTCACCAAGTCTAGAATTAATGATTCACCATAGACTCGTTCAATGGTACCATGTTATACCTCAGACTAGGAGGCCAAGGaaatgagaaaaatattgaataaGAGAGGGGATGACATCCTTGTCTTATTCGAATTTTCAATTGTGAGCAGACAATACCTCTAGGTTAAGAATAGACCTTGCTATCAAATTCAAAACAAGAGATGGATGGCTCATTTAATCTTAACATATAAGATCATGACTTGTTGGGTTAAAGACTTCTGAAGTGAAGTCTCATTAGGTCCTTAATTTCTAGAAGACACGAGACTTAAGGCATATACTGTAGCATTTGTTCCAGGGACATTGATTTATCAAAAGTTACATAATTAGCTTATCAAATGCCACTGTTAAATCATGAAAGGTACAATGATCTTAGAATGAATAACCATACCAGTTGAAGCATATGTTTCAGCTTCAAAAATCATTTCTACCTGCTTGTCAATTTTCAACTCATTTTCCTTTGTCAAACTTGAATGCTTCCCTCAAGCTTGTGCTTCATCAACAACTTCAGTTTCGGTTCATAAAGCATGAAATCTTAGAACACGTAGTTCACTGTCAAATAATTCTAAAATTGTTTAATGAAATtgaaaatattgaacaaaatgtGTATTCACACATTAGGGAGATCGTCATCAAGACCCACTAGAATCTATCAGTTATAAGCAAAAGTAACCAACATGTGATCTAACATCCATGTTATCACTTGTTCAACTATAAATCAGTGTCTGAAACCAAAGAACTTTGAACACACAAAAAGATACAACTGTTAGGAGTTGATAGGGGTAAATGTTGACTCCATTTCGATACTTGAGTACATTCTCCCCTTATATTTCTATCAAGCTGATAGAAACTATACACTTCAAACACCTTGCTAAGAAGACCTGCACAACacttgtttttgaatttttagaTTTAAAGagaaacaaaataaatgtaagagacaaaatctaaataaaatataaaagataaaattcaaacgaactaaaattaaaaaaattggaCACTTTTTTATTGTAGAATTAAAGTATAACTAGAAAAATAAATGTAAAAGACAAAACTAAAATGAAATAATTTtaacaactatgaatcaaaatatacaaaaataaattaattaaaaacttGAAAagctattttatatatatatatatatatatatatatatatatatatatatatatatatatatatatatatatatatcatctaaCTTAAAAGGAAAACAAATTAAAcctttaaaattttttattttttatttttttatattttattttataaataatatgaGAGTAAGAGACACAcctatataatatttaaattgtttaatCTTTTTCTCCTTTAGATGGTTAATACGTAGTAGTCATCACAAGACAATACAATAAGCAGACCCGTTAATTCACAACTTACTATTCTTGGTATGCAAGACAAAGAACATTATTGATTTTGCTTTATTATTtccttactttattttccttttgAATTGTTGGCTACCTATTCCATTCTTATTCAACAAAAAACCACACATGTAGGGTTTACCTTTctcatttaaaagaaaaagttGTCAACAAATGCTTACATTAAAAGAAAAAGTTGTCAACAAATGCTTACATTCACTGCTCATTCATATTTTTCGTGTCGCTTTACTAAAACAACTATAGTTTGAAAGATTCGTGACAATATTTTGTGTAACACCTTGTTTCTGGTacgtatttaattaaattattccattttataaagcaactcgacaagttgggagccccaaactcgtcgattaGAGATCATAAGGGCCATTTAATTTAAGTAACCTACCCGGCGAGTTGGGAggcttcaactcgacgagtaggccggcaaggatgaagccctaatttacgaggtttgcaccctatttaaactccttaaaTATTtcatgttggcctcatttccagcctctaaGTCCCGaaccctaaatctcgaaaccctaatgctaTTGTGAGTTTTTGTGAGCTATTTCAAGTGTTTTAGTGTGTGTTTTGAAGCCgttggaagaaggagaagcttgaggATACAAGAAGGAGTTTATAGATCCAGAACCCTTACCTCAATCACGACATTTTGTTGGTATAAAGCTTAAACTTTGCTTTGTGGACATTTAGATCTCCATTTTTGAAGTTCCTTGCTTATTTTGCTCCAGATGATATGATtcttgggatttggacgtcccaatTGGAGATCACTTCAGATCTAGGGCCTTAAGgggttttcatggcataaaggtgccaactttatggccatgtaagtcccatgcaacctttaCACCATCATTTTGGTCTTTTGAAGCTTCTATGGCCATGTATGTAGgtaaagtttaagactttatgTGATCGTTTAGTCCCTAGAGTCTAGATCTATGACCCCATTGTCTATCTTTTAGTTTTGATGGTGTTAGGATTAAGACTTTGACCTTTTTGGCTTAGGTATTGAGATTAATCCATTTAGTAATGGTTTTAATAagcaaagttggaaactttacccttctagaggcATTTCCagtctagatctagaatatgggaCTTGGAATTGAACGAtaagggcttaatgcattaagaagaaTTGACAAACTGATGAACTCGACCAGTCCATAagggaaatcgacgagttgatttGGAATGTTCCCGACTCTATTGAAAaagaaggaactcgatgagtccacaagggaactcgacgagttgtactaGGAGAGTCCCGATTCTGTTAAgaaggaggaactcagcgagttggaggaaactcgacgagttggatcacaaTATCAAGATTCGGTGATTTATGGGAAGTCAGAGagttggggagtaaacatgacgatttgagtcaactcggagcgttgactttgactttaacctagacgtgactttgaccatagttgaccctAAAGGGTTGTGAGCATGAAATGGTATCCAAGGGGCTGCTTTGGTTCAGGTAGTGAGTAGAGCTAATTCTGGAAAGATATGTTTCAACTATCATCCGACAtttaaggtgagtttcctcctggattgaatgggtcgaaggcaccaatactggCCTGTGTATGCTAAGTGTGTAACATCCAGAATCAGGAAGACCCGGAAAGGAAAGAAAAGCCCTAAGTCAAaaaggagtcaactcgtcgagtccaaggaggaactcaacgagtcggagcGTGACCCGTGTCGCGGAttaagtgactgactcggcgattcggggagactaactcggcgagtctggtctggattaggaaaccctaatttccggacttggtaccctatttaagcatcatttcaggcctccaccccagcctccatcactcccTTTACCTActctcgaaaccctaagcctccattgtagtGCTCTCAAGCTTTCTTTGCCATTTTTCGGTGCTTTGAAGCTAGAATGAAGAAAGGAACCTTTGGTGATTCAAGAATTGGCAAAAGATTCTGAGTTGGTGTGATCATTTGAAGGTATGAAGCTCATACCTTGGCTGTTATTCATTTAGATCCCTTTTCCTATTTAGATTTTATCATTTTTGGGGCCGTTTCCAAGGCCAATTCGTGTATTGTTCCTTGGTGAGCAAAGAGAACTTCATATCTAGGTTTGTCTTGGCCCAGAAACCCATAAGTATCAGTCTTTGGTGTATTAGTGAAGCATGTTTGTCTCAAatcctagccctagagtgtttcaagcctataactccttggtttcacgtaacgtttgcaactttacgtgaagggTCGGCCTTAGAagtgtggatctacagtttggagcccctacatggctcAAAAAGTCactatatggattaagaactaaagcgactcggcgagtcacatgggtggactcggcgagttgtatgaagatgggcaggaacttgacgagtttgaagaacaactcggcgagtctgttgaagattgccttggactcagcaaTTCTGttcttcgactcggcgagtcaggtcgcagaaccccaacctcttttggttaagctTTGGATCTGTGAGTCGGTTGGCAACTCAGTGAGTTAGTCAAGATGGAATTCTGAGATCGTTCAACTCCACGAGTactagggcgactcggtgagttgagtcatgttatgggagttttctgagtataagaactcgacgagttgacgggttgactcggcgagtagggtcaatcaagaaggttgactttgatcaggactTTGACCGAAGTTTATTTAATTGACCCCGGGAAGACAGTTTAGTCTAAGTGTTGTTATTGGTATTCATTGCTCAGGGAGCTAGAGGAGTAGCatttcagagagttgtcggttaGCAGTCGGAGGGTTATCGGTCGAGtttagcagttcaggtgagttttccttccattaggaacgggtctatggccacaatgccgacccgtctaattagcagtagtttccggacttcggtctgatgcagtagttcagtgtgcttgatgtctttgtgattcaagcatgtttttgtgttatgtgttccggacttcggtccgatgcagtatgcagtatatgtgtttacgctagtagttatgattatgttaGGCCATGTTCAGCCaattagtccggactttggtccgatgtagttagctggacttcggttcgatgcagggggcaaggccccagttagtccccacttcggttcgatgcagttagccagacttcggtccgatgcagggggcaaggccccagttagtccaagcttcggcccgatgcagttttcggactttggtccaatgcagggggcaaggccccagttagtccggactttggtccgatgcagtgggcaagacccaatatgtgttttatatgttattgtatggtatgtggtagttgggggagctcattaagctttgtgcttacagtttcaactttggtttcaggtacttccgcaagagaagggaagagctcggattgatggcatggcacacacaaCAGTTGCAgtttattcctgggagttttattaaatattttgatatgatattaactTCAGTTGTGAATTGATACATTTACTATGGCATTTTGAGACATACGATTCATGGTtttattatctaatagttgatgttgcgatttttagtaatattaaaacaaaaaattttagtcatgatttttgggtcgttacaaagtgTGTtgattagtagctgagtgtgggtagGGCCCTATCTTAGCATTATTTTAGTATGTATATGGAATGGATCGGTAGATTTgggtatacttgttgtctatgtgatacttgtatgtattctTAGTTAGCTCAGTGTGAGTAGGGCCCGAATCTCACTATTAGCCGAGTGTGGgtagggcccgtatctcttagatagccgagtgtgggtggggcccatatctcctagatagctgagtgtgggtgaggcccatgTCTCACTAAGCATGGGTGGGGCCCCTACTTTTTAGGGCGGGGCTCGTTatccgagtgtgggcgaggctcatATCTCTTTTAGTGTGGGCatggcccatatctcctagttgcatgttatgtgtatggtatgtagtagtttggggagactcattatgcattgtgcttacaatttttagttttggttccaagtacttccggtagcaaagggaagggctcgggatgactgcattgcacacatcatgatgtttagcctgggatgttactCTGATACTATGGTTTCTGATTTGATAAGATGATTTTATTAACTAtggtttatttaatgatttaaaaatgaaattctcggtcttgatttttggtttctttcaagttggtatcagaactttggtttgagggattcgggcagaATCtagagtgtgtctgaactcaaactgaggacttagtatgaaaattttcaaaagaaaaccatttttataaaaaggattttgaaaagagaaaagggtgtggtgcatgcaatcagtcgcgctcaagtaagttctcccaaattagcCATACaggtttatgttatgatatgaattgtgattatgagaactgcatgctagattaggactaaggatctaagaaggatgccttgtgtgcctacAATACGAGCTTATTGAACTGCATGTTAGTACTGACTAGTTAGTAATATGATGGTCTGATTAGGATATGTTGAATTTTGTTTACTCGATGCCCGagtgctacttgctttgtgcttttaggagttctaggtaTCTTTATCTAaatagtaaacgaatatgttaagttacatattacgaggactaaataatttcagaaggttaggtttagccttatttcacaactctcgtttgagtctaaccgttgtagggagagacctctcaatcgaagaattatctggtcttagtaatatgtaatggcattttcaagctagttagggaaaggtagcggggacttcttatgcagctgatggcggagagtgggtcggTGGTTACGCTAGGGCaatcctaggatgagattagcatggAAAgcaatagatgtggaaggtagtatgggcccgtactactgaaagtagaggatccgtactcaaatcaaTTAAGGATGAGATGAACCgaaggaacttgtagtgtgtgagatctcTCGAGatatgatgagtattctgatgatatttatgttgtattttcagtatggtgacgctaTGCACTAGACCAGTTGACAATTTTGGTGTCggcgagggatcaggatcaggctctgGAGTCGGGCATCTCGATGAAtagatgagggagttcatcttATCTGAGATCACGTGCAGTATCATTGACCAAACTCCTATGATCAtcggcacggtcaag is part of the Lactuca sativa cultivar Salinas chromosome 7, Lsat_Salinas_v11, whole genome shotgun sequence genome and harbors:
- the LOC111900981 gene encoding uncharacterized protein LOC111900981: MLEGKAVIGETDMLQTMQEDALQLAAKALDFFDVTEATDIARVIKQEFDAMYGGGWQCIVGTDFGSFVTHCYGSFIHFSIGSLSILLFRGSAAPEIDNFSTLESVKA